The DNA segment AAGTTTCTACATGCCAATTTCGTTCATATGAAGGATTGTCCCAACAAAATATGACAGATTGTGCAATATTTCAAGGCTACAGGCCAACAAATGGGTGggactatatatttttttaaagaattagcCATAAGCCTTCCTGACATACTagtacttaataataataagctAGAGTAAGACAGAGAAATACATCATACATACAGTTTACTTTTATTCCGGAAATGCAAATACAAACCACTTATTAGATCCAATGTACAAATTGCCTGttaggaaaaataaaacatagcAAACCGTAGAGAAAAAAGTTAcagcaaaatgacaaaaaagaaaacattatttttttcgttAAAAAATGGCAcctagaacccccccccccccctccctccctttttTACAGGTCTGGTTTATCTTGATTTCATTGTCAAAATTGGATTAGCATTATCATGAAAGATGACAATTACACATCGCTAGTATTTGATTGAATAAAGTATACATCATACAGGGTTGAAGCTACTCATTTTGTGGGAGTCACATACATTGTACAGTCTAAACTACATTTTAAACACTGTTGGTGGTAGGTGGTTTAGATAAATGTATTACAAGAAGATTTACATGTAGTGTGACAtagagtgtacatgtatttcttaatTAGATGAAGTAAAAACATCTGGGGTCTGCTACACAAGGCTCAGCAATTGATCGTACAGCTGATTTGTATGCTTGATAGCACATACAATTAGAGTATTAGGGTAGAGTAGATCTATTGACTATTAAGGGAAAGTATCTTGATAGTGCAGACTCTGGTGCAGTCGACTGTGCCTCCACATGACACAGAGTTGAGAATTGAACAACTGATCTTTGATTCTACTTTCAAATAACCGATGAGAGTTGAGAAATGTGCAATAGAGCTTGtaagtgaaaaaataaaacaatattaaagaAAAGCTCGTGATATCTAACCCAAACATTATGAATCTTAAATACCGTAAGCATAAACTGGAGGAATATGAGATTATATCAAATTGTATACAATCCGGTAGACTTGGAGCAGTGAATCTTTTTGGgttaaataaatatgaattcacATGATCTCATCCATGATGAACAAAAAAGATTGACACAATGTATCATTGAGAATAAAAAGACTTAAAAACATGACATATACAATATTAACTTTTCTGCAGACACCAATACCTATGCCCCCCCCTTCTGTACCTACATGTAGAGCAACATTGATTTATTAAGTGAGGGCCACAAATGAcaatatgccccccccccatccaacCACTTCTTCAATCTTGGTATCAACCTTAAAATCAAGGATTTGcaaattaaatcttatttttaCACTTACCTATTTTGCAACTATTACTTTATAAATCcaagaaaaaacatgaaaatatgcCCCCAATGATGGAAAATCAGTGATCTGCAGATATAATCTAAATTTAACACTTACCCATTTCTGAACGACATGTGCTAGAAAGCTGACAGAAACGTGTATCCCCCAACTATTTATTCCTATTAACATAAAAATTAGGGATTTGCGAATTGCAAATCAAATCTATCTATCACACTTACCCATTTtgttactataaaaaaataaaaaagtaccaTCTGCTATGTACTTTTCAATGATATGCAAAGTCATTCCTAATACGATTGTTAACGCAAATAATTTCATGACATTCTGACCTCACAGACGATGTTCATCAGGTGAAATTAATCTTTAATTCAATGCCGAGATACCTCCAGACAaagtttttactattttttattaaaaagtcaAAATATTGTCTTCATTCCTCATTAAAACTTAAAATCACAACTGGTAAATGGCGTCCAGGGAACCAAATGGAAAAGTTTAGAAAGTGTTTTGAAAAGAATCGTCGTGCTCTTGCTGCGCGAGACCGTTAGATTGGTCTTCGTTCTGGATCTCGTCTTCGGCTTCCATCCCGCGGTATTCCTTGAGCTTGGCGTGGTAATCCTCGGCGGTGAAATCCACCTCTTGGCGATCGTCCTCTCCGTACTGGTTTTCTTGCTCTGCGTATCCATCACCTCCACCTTGTTCCTCTTGTTCCTGGTTATAGCCTTCTGGTTGGTCTTCATACTCACCCTTCCTGCCATCTCCATCCTCAAACTGATCTTTCCTGCTCTCATCCCGACCCTCATCGCGCCTCGCGTCATCGCGGTCTCGGTCACGATCCCGTCTCCTGTCGCGATCCCGGTCGCGATCACGATCCCTGTCGCGATCGCGATCCCTGTCTCGCCTGCTGCGATCACGATCTCTATCACGGTCCCGATCCCTGTCACGACGTCCTCGATCTCGCTCGCGATCACGCTCTTTGTCAGGATCTCTCTCCCGCTCATCATTTTCTCCCCTCCTTCTGCGATCGCGATCCCGGTCACGATCTCTATCCCGCCGATCGCGGTCTCGATCTCTGTCCCGATCACGTCGCCTCTCACGATCCCGGTCTCTTTCGCGATCACGGTCGGGTTCTTCTCTTTCGCGGCGATCTCTTTCCTCGTCCTCCCTTTCACGCTCCCGTTCTCTTTCCCTAAAATGAACAAGAAATGGCTTTGATTCAAAATTGCTTTTGGAAATATATTCAatcaaaatttttttaaatcttacatTCTACAAAATTTAattgatagtaaaaaaaaaaaagctctgAATGTGCTAATTTTTGGTCTGAAGACTCTTTGTAGTGTTTTAAGCAAATGCACCCCAGACATTTTACAATACCAaaacttattctttttttttcttatttatatatttctatgttttttttttaccatttgttgtttcttttttaaggACATATGTTGGGGACACTGTTGCGATTATAAATAGCATAAAATTAAGATTTGAATGAGTATTAGTAAAAATATTCAGACATGTATGATTTTTGGCTGAAAACATAATAATGTGCAACTCCAGAACCCTGTACCAGGATGTCGCAAAAATGTTGTTAAAGATGTGGCAGATTTCCGGCGAATGCTTGTGAAtgcagttgaggccagaagtttacatacatccaggaaattcaaagaaaagctgacacttgccaaacatcataaaatattctgtatcttataaaatatttgtgctatcatgacgaaTTTGATAGCAGAGTgtgtcatgccccttcatcacattgctttgtcaccaggagctgaaaaatattttgtgtggtgattttggtgtcattttcccccaaaaatcttcatattttagacaaattaaaaaaacataaacatttcatagttacttttcaacacaaacatttaagattacactttttgttcagtggtgacatatcatgatagaaaatgtaatacaaatcatagatttgacatttatttatttctatgaagcaatgtttgaaaatatataacaataaaatacattttacaagaatattactttctttcttcaaaggaaattccacctgaaatatactttgatcCCAATCATGTGACAGGTTAATACGCTCTTCCATTTGATACTAAATTTGTCATGGTAACATTCATATTACTGAAGATATAGTATATTTTAAGATGTTTGGCAAgcaaacaaatttcactgatttccatgggtgtatgtaaacttttggcttCAACTGTATATTGCGCAAGACATGAGGGGGGGAAGCGCTTTTACTTTGATACAATTTAACATGTTTAGTGCG comes from the Lytechinus variegatus isolate NC3 chromosome 9, Lvar_3.0, whole genome shotgun sequence genome and includes:
- the LOC121421079 gene encoding U1 small nuclear ribonucleoprotein 70 kDa-like, which translates into the protein MTQYLPPNLLALFAPREPIRYLPPLDKLPEEKRTDGYSGISSYVQLFEDPADTPPPARGETREEKRLRKIKEKEESCKQKMESEVAEWDAHSNPSATSNAFKTLFVARINYDTTESKLRREFESYGPIKMISIAHDINTGKPKGYAFIEYAHERDMHSAYKYADGKKIDNRRVLVDVERARTVKGWVPRRLGGGLGGTRRGGPDVNSRHSGRDDPSGNREREREREREDEERDRREREEPDRDRERDRDRERRRDRDRDRDRDRRDRDRDRDRDRRRRGENDERERDPDKERDRERDRGRRDRDRDRDRDRDRSRRDRDRDRDRDRDRDRDRDRRRDRDRDRDDARRDEGRDESRKDQFEDGDGRKGEYEDQPEGYNQEQEEQGGGDGYAEQENQYGEDDRQEVDFTAEDYHAKLKEYRGMEAEDEIQNEDQSNGLAQQEHDDSFQNTF